The following coding sequences are from one Peromyscus eremicus chromosome X, PerEre_H2_v1, whole genome shotgun sequence window:
- the P2ry4 gene encoding P2Y purinoceptor 4, with the protein MTSSESLLFTSLGPSQSSGDGDCRFNEEFKFILLPVSYAVVFVLGLALNAPTLWLFLFRLRPWDATATYMFHLALSDTLYVLSLPTLVYYYAARNHWPFGTGFCKFVRFLFYWNLYCSVLFLTCISVHRYLGICHPLRALRWGRPRFASLLCLAVWLVVAGCLVPNLFFVTTSPSGTTTLCHDTTRPEEFDHYVHFSSAVMVLLFGLPFLVTLVCYGLMARRLYRPLPGAGQSSSRLRSLRTIAVVLTVFAVCFVPFHITRTIYYLARLLKADCRVLNIVNVVYKVTRPLASANSCLDPVLYLFTGDKYRSQLQRLCRGSGPQPRTTASSLALVTLHEESSSRWADIHQDIIFPTCEGDRL; encoded by the coding sequence ATGACGAGTTCAGAATCCTTGCTATTCACATCTCTAGGCCCCAGCCAAAGTTCTGGAGATGGTGACTGCAGGTTTAACgaggagttcaagttcatcctgcTGCCTGTGAGCTATGCCGTGGTCTTTGTGCTGGGCCTAGCCCTCAACGCCCCGACCCTCTGGCTGTTCCTCTTCCGCCTTCGCCCCTGGGATGCAACAGCCACTTACATGTTCCATTTGGCGTTGTCAGACACCTTGTATGTGCTGTCACTGCCCACCCTCGTCTACTACTATGCTGCCAGAAACCACTGGCCCTTTGGCACTGGCTTCTGCAAGTTTGTCCGCTTTCTCTTCTATTGGAACCTCTACTGCAGCGTCCTCTTCCTCACCTGCATCAGTGTGCACCGCTACCTGGGCATCTGCCACCCACTGCGGGCGCTCCGCTGGGGCCGCCCTCGATTTGCAAGCCTTCTCTGTCTAGCTGTTTGGTTGGTGGTAGCTGGCTGCCTCGTGCCCAACCTGTTCTTTGTGACAACCAGCCCCAGTGGAACCACCACCCTGTGCCATGACACCACCCGGCCCGAGGAGTTTGACCACTATGTGCACTTCAGTTCGGCCGTCATGGTGCTCCTCTTTGGCTTGCCCTTCTTGGTCACCCTGGTCTGCTATGGACTCATGGCCCGACGGCTGTATCGACCTTTGCCAGGAGCTGGCCAGTCATCGTCTCGGCTCCGTTCTCTCCGCACCATTGCCGTCGTGCTGACTGTCTTCGCTGTCTGCTTCGTACCTTTCCACATCACCCGCACAATTTATTACCTGGCAAGGCTGTTGAAAGCTGACTGCCGGGTGCTGAACATTGTCAacgtggtctacaaagtgaccCGGCCCCTGGCCAGTGCTAATAGCTGTCTGGATCCAGTGCTCTATCTGTTCACTGGGGACAAGTATCGAAGCCAGCTCCAGCGGCTATGCAGAGGTAGCGGGCCCCAGCCCCGAACAACTGCGTCCTCCCTGGCATTGGTGACCTTACATGAGGAAAGCAGCAGCAGGTGGGCAGACATCCACCAGGACATCATTTTCCCTACCTGTGAGGGAGACCGATTATAA